Sequence from the Chanodichthys erythropterus isolate Z2021 chromosome 12, ASM2448905v1, whole genome shotgun sequence genome:
tgagtgagaaaagaattcatgaaatttgagagatgtagtcattgaatgcattttgtgccaaagcagtgataattgatcctcagtttagcccacatagacttctgttgtgctcactgtgtgaagagttttgcaaaagtgaccgaagtgttgagaaatgtgtcctaacgtctgtaaaaaactgtaatgttgaaaacaaatgttatttatttaattaatcaaTGCATTAAAAGAATTAAGGAAAAgtatatattttcaaacaaaagtaaataaagtatatataatcaaaagtttaggcactatatatatatatagcctaaacGTTTAATCGGTAGGTGAATGATGTTTGtaaacacattttgcattttgacaCTGAACAGTTAATCTTATAAGTTGCTAACCTTTTATGCAGGTTCACTGATGGGAGACAAAACAAGAATGACCGAGCTCTCCAGAGACATGAATGCTTACATCCGACCATCTCCCACATCAGGAACTCTCGGTGGTGTGACCAGAACCACCAATGAAGCCATAGTCCTCTGTGAAGGTGCAGGCTATGACATTGTATTAGTGGAAACCGTAGGTAAGCCTTTGTTCCGAGTTTACATGTAGTATTTCCAGTTTTGAGAAATCTTGTTGTATGCAAAGTAACCCAAGTTTAAATCTTTACACAGGTGTTGGTCAGTCTGAGTTTGCTGTGGCTGACATGGTGGatatgtttgttctgctgaTCCCACCAGCAGGGGGCGATGAACTACAGGTATACACACTTCCTTTACTTGATCCCTGTTGCCTGGTTCTCAAGCAGGGGGCCGGGGGCCCACTTGGGGCACTCGGCAAACTTCAAGGGGGCTCACGATGACTTAAAATTATTAGccttaaaatttattttaattagaaTTGCAGTCAAAAAGTTGGAGAACCACAGCCATTGAACATGATTTGAATTATCTCAACtgattgttttatattataGGCAATTCTTATATtttcaagatttttttatttgtagacATTCTTGCTGAAAGtgtaataaattgtattttcaaAAAGGGAATCAAAAGAGGAATTATTGAGATGGCTGATTTGGTGGTGGTTACAAAATCAGATGGAGATTTGCTTGTTCCAGCTCGGAAGATACAGGCAGAATACACAAGTGCCCTGAAGTTACTTCGAAAGAAGTCCAAAGTTTGGAAACCGAAGGTTTGTTACTTTATAATCATGCTTTACATTCCTATCTTACACATATACTACAAGAAGTCAGttgtaattaatttattgtaattaatTATAAGATGACCATCATATCTgcaagtcttgattttgtttttcagtgtcTACTAGAATAGATTTTCATGCTTGAAcgttcaaaaaacacattatttttcacatattttacattgatgcagcacctctcttcggCAACTATCTGTTTAGCTGCGGTCTCTTTGAAGACCCTCCTTCCGAAAAGTGCAatatgctctgattggtcggccgGACCAGTGTCTTGTGATCAGTCAACTGCTTAGAGCGTATTTTGGAAATGTCACACCCTTTACCATAACcgtgagtttcaacacactactaatgcAGTTTAACCAGGCCTCACCCCTATTTCACCCCTATGCCTTAAgaagaaattatttaaatgaggaatatggTGAAGTGTATGTtcccggaagaaaactcaagactttatattcattattcatttatattcacagggttagttcacccaaaaatgaaaattctattacagaacacaatttaagatgtttttgatgaaaaccaaTCTggattttgatgaaatccgatctgactcctccatagacagcaataaaataatcaacactttcaaggtccagaaaggtactaaaaacatcaaaaaaatagtcgacgtgactgcagtggttcaaccttaattttatgaagggAAGAAAATACTTATTgcgtgcaaaaacaaaacaaaaataacaactttacgGAACAGTTTCCCCTCTTCTGTTTCAATCTCTTAGGCTATTTACGTTCAGCACTTCCAGTTTCTACGTCTGATCGCCGGCACTTTCAGCTTTCACATaaggaaaaggaaaaaataaaactttaaaatatattattaaaatagaatacagtttattttaaaatgttgtaatatttcacaattactgtttttactgtattaaagtctaataaatgcagacttgggtGAGCATAAGAAGcttctttttaaaaacttttaaacttattaaaaatcttaccaaccccaaactatTAAATAGTATAGCCATGTctttatttgatcatttttccTTATTCACCTCCCTCCCATATAACAATTGCTTGCatgataaatgcattttatttatatatcttcATTCTCTGTTCAAAAGAGCTGTCCTGGCCAGTGGAGTAGTCAGTGTTGTCATTTCCCATCATGCCTTGCTCTGAGTTGTCAAGTCTTTCCTCTTTGTCCCCTCACCCCCAGTATTACCACAGGGCACAGAGCCAACATAGGCAGCCCTTTGAATGGCCAAATGCTGCCTCATGCATTTCACTGATTAGAGGCCACCCACATGGATGAGAACCGCTAAAGCCTTTGTCTCCTCTCAGCAGCATGATTTCTGAGCTCCATCCCTGTACTGGAGGATGCGACAGTCATATTGATTATTAGTTCACCCTCCTAAAGACCTTCTATAGGTCTTTTACTGAACCCAAGGATGGAGTAACGTGTGGGCGAACACCCTTTACATTTCTGCATTCGGGTTGCTTATATATAAAGCAAATGCCCGCTTCCATTCTATTTTACTTTCTTCTTCTGCTTGTTGTTTTTATCTTTCTATAAACTGTATGGTTATCCACATCTACACCAACACATTTTGTACACtttctctccttttttttttttttttttgcccctctccctctctttcccaTATGTGGTCAGGTGGTCCGCATATCTTCTCAGACAGGGCAGGGTGTGCCTGAGCTGTGGGATACCATGCTACAGTTCCGGGATGCAATGCTGAGCAGCGGGGAGCTCCGAGCCCGACGGCAAACTCAGCAGAAGGTATGGTTGTGGAATCTGATCCAGGAGAATGCTCTACGCCACTTCCAGCAGCATCCAGCGGTGCGTGCCGAGCTCCCGGAGCTGGAACGAAGGGTCACGTGTGGAGATATCTCACCCGGTCTTGCTGCTGACCTCCTTCTGAAAGTCTTCTCTACCACACCGTGATGGAAGGCCCTTCCATGGGAAACTATAAGCCAAGGCGTATTGGAAAGGGAATAATTGGAAGATTGAATCTTACAACCTTCGGTTTCTTATTATTGTGCTTGACCTGGTTTTAAAGGATTTTAATAACTGATGACATTTGATAATTATTATAGGTGAGATAACCATTGTTCATTGTCTCTCTATTATCTTGCAAAGTTGGTGAAATTGTATTTAAAGAAGAggaaattaaatgattaataattgtTACACCCCTATGACCTGAAATCTGTTACTTTTACAGCACTgaacaataaaaaattattttcttttggcCCACTGGGGACACTGatgaatttgaaagtgaattttTATTTGACTTGCCTGCACTGAtcacataaaataaatacattagaaataataataattccttacatttatatagcgctttacatattgaagggtGAATCTCCTCAACAATCACCAAtgctacaaaaatatttttcttaatactgtaatttgttataaaaatatacatgattttttttttagcattacaatattttttcctttttttttctcaaacattaacgaaaacaaatgtttttttaaaagttataaTATAAACACTTCTGTTGGAAAACAATGGCATTGGTTGAATACATTACTGTTtggttaatatttttaatataaatctcACCATTAAAAATCTATTAAAGCCATCAAGGTGATGTTATCCGGGTCGCATATTTAAATGAGACTTTGCAAGTCGTGTTCAATAGATCCCAGAAAACTAAATGTTTAAAGTCACTATGAAATCAACATagactattattatttttatggaatattgcagtatttattaatgattaatcaatgaatatcattattattattttaattcatgtgtCTTCATAATCTTTAAACAAAAGATTTTACTGGCGGGAGgacgggacaacctgtcactcacatgagatcacagcaatagaaAACCaaaatgatccaatcaattcctgatggacaaaatcaagttttttttttttttttttttcttgtttgagaagctgtttcactcagagATGAAAAGATTATCACAACTTCCGTTTCAAGCCAATTTTATGTTTGACAATAAGATATATGATGGAGAGTTGTTTTCTGTTCATGGGAAAAAAGCATGCCCTCGAAAAGACCTTTGACCTTCCCTGCACTATATTGTTTCATATTcatgtataaaattaaaatagaagCCCTATGTACTGTACAGAGTTGCTATGTAAACTACCAACATTATTTTGATTGTCAAATGTttccatgtaaaaaaaaaaaaaaagtaattcccCTGTCATTAAAAAAAGTCTGTTTGATGTTCACCTATTAGTCATGGTGCGTTTGTTCCGAGTCCTCTAGAAGCAGGCCAGagttatttttacaattacattCTCTGCAGGTCAGCTAGTGATATTGCTGATCTTACATCAGAGCTCCAGTACATGAATTTAAATGAGCTCATACAGTAAAATGTTTTCCAGTAGCTGATGTTCTCTCTGGCTGACACTAGATGGACCTGTAGACCTGAAGAGATCTTTGTCCATTATGTAAAGAAGCTCCTCTGCATGCCACTGCTGTTTGTCTCAGCCTACAATAGCGTGTTGTTGGCCTGCCCCTTACAGACTCAAAATATGCTGACTGCGATTCCAGTCTTGTGGATTCCTGTCCTGATGTTGTACCACAACTGAGATTTACAAACTCTTGAGAGAATATGCCATGTAGTAGTTGAACACTGCCATATTGTAACCCGGCATTGTTTTGTTCAATAAATCCCAAGTTCATGTGACCTCATCTCATCGCTATTGTCCTGCAAGCTGTGTGTTTGCGTACAGACACGTTCTGCCTCCTGTGCACATGCTTTCTAGTCATTATGCCTTGTGCTTCTGTCTTATGACTCAGACTGGAATGCTTTGTGAATACTGATGAACTCCAAAGACCTGAGGGCCGCCCTCTCCATCAATCACAAATAAAAGCTCTTGGCCTTTCTCTGTAAGCGGAGGCACGTTAGATCTGAGCGTCTGCATTATACACGCAGAGTCCAGAACTGTGGTTTGTCTGGAGGAAACCTTCAGTCTATGATATCATGTTGCAGGTTAAACAGTGCGTACATACGCATTTAACATTTAGACGGATTGGTTTTGTGTAAGCACATGCAGAACccaaagttttttatatttgattggAGAGTCTGCTTGGAAAAGTTCTCCCTTCTGCacatctgactttatatatatatatatatatatatacatacacacagagCTGGGTAGATACTTATGAATTGTAATCTGATTATAAATTATATGACaaaatttgtaatcagtaataTAATCTCTTAGATTATACATTTTTGGTAatgtaatctgactacttttggattacatttagattacttttgtgctAACCCTTATTTGATGTCACATATATTGTACTATTTTGACAGATATAGTCCAGAAAATATTCTATTCACCAACAAGAGCCTCAACAGATTCTTTGCAATGTATGGACAGTTAATACTTCAAAATACTAACACTAATGTACCTCTTAGTGTTTGCTGATAGTAACGCTGAgtaaaacaaaatcacatcttatgattttaaaacatatttacttaaaattaagtaaattgagaaaacagcaacattacaaaagCAAATACTCTTGTTGTTGCTGATTTCTGTGCACGATTCCACACCCCTCCCCCTCACTGCCGAAAAAACTCGAAGAATCACAAACGTATATATGCGGAaggtttattatgaaaaaatatataaatgttaaaaaaaaaaatgaaaaattaggaGAATCAATGAATTGTGAACAACTTACTgccattttgtaaataaaaaggaatcatgtaatccataaaaaagtaactgcaGTCTGAttacaagtattttaaaaagtagtttactctaattacaagtacttgatttttggaatctgattacataatccagattacatgtaatcggTTACTACCCAGCTCTGTAAATACACTATAAtgcctccaaatcattgaattcaggtattccaatcacttccatggcctcAGGTATATGAAATCAAACACCTAAgaatgcagactgcttctacaaacatttgtgaaagaatgggtcgctctcaggagctcagtgaattcaagcgaggtaccgtgataggttgccacctgtgcaagtCCATTCaagaaatttcctcactactaaatattccacggtcaactgttagtggtatcataacagaGTGGAAGCagttgggaacaacagcaactcagccgcAAAGTGGTAGGCCtcgtaaaatcacagagtggggtcagcgcatgctgaggctcacagtgcacagaagtcaccaactttcttcaagagtcaatagctacagacctccaaacttcatatgtccttcagattagctcaagaacagtgtgtagagagcttcatggaatgggtttccatggccgagcagctgtatccaagccttacatcaccaagtgcaatgcagtGTGTCGGATACAGTGGTGTAAAGCAGTGGGCAGTGGAcacatgttctctggagtgacatTGCCAGGAGAAtagtacttgcctgactgccaAGTGTACATTTTGGTGGTACATTATGGTGTgaggttgtttttcaggggttgggcttgactCCTTTAGTTCCATTAAAAGGAACTCTTAACGCTTCAGCATACCAACTttgtttggggatggccccctCCTGATCCAAAATGactgcacaccagtgcacaaagcaaggtccataaagacatggatgagcgagtttggtgttgAGAAACTTGACTGGCCCGCACacagtcctgacctcaacccaatagaacacctttgggatgaattagagcagaGACTGCAAGCCAGGCCTTCCCGCCAACATCACTgtctgacctcacaaatgcgcttttagaagaatggtcaaaaattcccataaacactcctaaaccttgtggaaagccttcccagaagagttgaagctgtaatagctgcaaagggtgggccaacttcATATTAAAACAtacagattaagaatgggatgtcattaaagttcatgtgcttGTAAAgacaggcgtcccaaaactctgtgtgtgtgtgtgtgtgtgtgtgtgtgtgtgtgtgtgtgtgtgtgtgtgtgtgtgtgtgtgtgtgtgtgtgtgtgtgtgtgtgtgtgtgtgtgttttaattgGATCACGTCTTAATTGGTCATACTTTGACTTCATGAAGTTTTTCAAAAAGCACAAAGcaatttttttctctaaaaaattataaaagattataataaactaattaaaaagGTTTTCTTTTCAAGAATTTCATTCTTTTTAAGAGTGTTCTTCATTATATCAGAATAGTTTTAAAACAATGACAATTTGGACATTATGCCccctaaaatataaaaattaaaaaaatgctcaTGATAATAGAGATGAAAAACCCTGAATTgcagttttaatgtatttttgagtaAATTAAtagggaaaaaataaatgagCATCATGTCATAAAGCCACATTTTGCTTGTAATCAGAGTTGTGAAAGCATTCACAGCCAGGCATACTGAGATAATGTttgcattcaaataaaaaaagaataacaaaCACTGGCATGCGCTGCTATATCTGGGCCCCATAAAAGAAATATAACCTTGGCCCACCTAAAAAGCAACAGTTCTTTGTAGTTTTGCTGGTCGCAGTCTCTGTCTGATGTATTTGTGCTATTAGCCTCCCTTACATCCACACGCTCAGCTGGCTGCCTCGCCGTCTCTCTAGTGACTGATGAGAGCTCAAGGCATTTCCTTCAGGGTTGTGAGCTCGGTTTCTGCAAAACGATCCTATGAGTGACAAACTAATGGGACAAGACTGGAAGTGTGGGAGGGGGTAATGCAAACTCCTTTGGCACACTTAGACTAGACCAGCAGTTCTTTCAGCTGCAACTGAAGTGATTTCAGCCCTGTTGCGATAAGCCTTTTGTAATCCCTGTGCCTGCATCTACGAATTACAGTATCATTCTGCAGGGTGTTCTGTACCGTTGCAGAATAAGTATTATTTTACAGCATACCTCAAAGTTATAGTTTACCCCAAAAAATGTGAATTCCAACCCTGTCATTCTAAGcctgactttcttttttttttcttctgtggaacacaaaagaaatttttgaagaatgttaaaAACttgcaatgaaagtcaatggggtctaaaacaacactggaccCTACCGACTTTCACGTTATGGACAAAGAACACTGAGGGATTGTTGTGTTCTACAGACGAAAGAAATGCATGCAGGTTTACAATGACGTGAGTGTGAATAAATGAtcacagaagtttcatttttgggtgaaatatccctttaagactgtAAGGagtcagctttatttttaagctTTATGGAATGGCAAATGAACAATTTAATACTACAGATattgttttgtgtgtgcaaATGGACAGCCTCCTAAGCTACAACTCAGTACTGCTTttgaaaagaaaatttctgCTTCAAAAATGAGAGGAACTCAATTGACCTGTGGTAATATATTTCAGTGAATAATTATTCTTAGCGACTATTGAATGATGGTATCAAATAGAGATGAATTCTTTTGAATAACCTGGTGAAAGCCAGTCTGCCGCCAGTGTTCGCTTAATGAATTCCACCTGGTCTCTGTCCCAAAATCAAGGTTTGATCAGGCCACGGTCCCACTGGTTATACTGTAGCCTACCATTGCCTCCACAATGTTGATGTCAAAATCAAGCTCTTTACATACAAATGTATTTTCTGGCAGTGCCGAGTGGCTTTTTTCTGCCTACCCTCAAGCGGTAACTCAGCATGGCTTGTGTTCTTGATGGTAATAGAGTGTCTCGAGATGGCAGGCAAACTCTCCTCAGGCCTCTAAACTCAATCCTTTTTAATCCCAGGTCTAATTGCTCGCTTTGCCAGCCAAAGTGAATTCAGCTGCTGGCTGTCTGAGAGACCAACAGTCCCTCTAGAGCACAATGTAATAACATCATAGATTTACAggaatttaaaatttaaacaaaagacAGGAACATGGCAGCTTGCCTGTCAAAGAGGCCAGCGGCCTTCATACTTATGTTCAGACAAAAGAAAGACAGATATCAAGAGCCACGTGCCATCCATATCCCTACatttaaagttatatttaaagAAATAGTGGGTATGGATAAGAAAGGAACTGTACTCTCCTTACACCTTTCTTATTGTATTAATATAACAACTGTCACCAGCAGAGGAGGCAATCTTTAGGCTTATATTTGCCTAGTCAGGCTGGCACAACACCCTGCTGTTGTACAGTTGAGTTCACTAAAATATAATATCCACTGAAAAcaaaacttttcattttacatGCTATTTTCCCTATAGAATTTAGTTCTTgagtttttaaagggttagttcacccaaaaatgaaaattctgtcattaattactcaccctcatgtcgttccagacccgtaagaccttcgttcatcttcggaatacaaatgaagatattttagttgaaatacgatggctctgtgaggcctgcatagggagcgatgacatttcctctctcaagatccattaatgtactaaaaacatatttaaatcagttcatgtgagtattaatattatatattaataatattaatattataaagcgacaaggatatttttggagcgccaaaaaacccaaaataatgacttatttagtgatggacgatttcaaaacaatgcttcaggaagcttcagagcacaaatgaatcagtgtatcgaatcatgattcagatcgcacgtcaaactgccaacggctgaaatcacgtgactttggcgctccgaacagcagattcgatactgattcatttgtgcttcgatgcttcctgaagcagtgttttgaaatcagctaatcactaaataagtcattattttgtttttggcgctccaaaaatattctctccgctttataatataaatattgaaccactgtaacgTTACTCACAttaaccgatttaaatatgtttttagtacattaatggatcttgagagaggaagtgtcagtGCTCCCTATACAGGCCTCAAGATGAACTTAGGTCTACGGGTGTGGAAGGACATgtaagaaataaattacagaattttcatttttggatgaactgaccctttaagtTTGTTTTACAATAAATTACATTCAGACAGTCCCTTAAACGTAATGAGTCGCTTTCAGTGTGTTTTTAACTTAAGTTAATATTTGAAAACATTGGATCGGCTCAAACGAACGGTTGGTTCACGAATCACGTTACCAAAGCAGACCAATCAATCAGCCACACCTGgagattaattaattaaaacactCACACGACCAGCCAGTGACGTAGTAGTATTTCCCAATTTCACAAGCTTTACATACTTTTGTTAAGAGCAGATTGTCTCTTTCTCATAGGACTTTGTCCCCTTTCATCTTCTCAAGACTTTCAGAAAATGTTGTCAAATCTTTCCGTGTCACAGACGTTGAACCCCACAGGAGACAGAGAAATTGCGTTACACTGACAGTCAACTGTGCACAGAATAATCTGGTATTTTGTGCGCGGACAGCTCTTATGTTTCCTTCCACAGCTCTCTTCGATGAAACCGATTGTCCCTTTCTTCGATGGGGGCGATGCAAGCGACCTTATTGTGTGTACAATCACGGCAAAGACGATACATCTGGCGTGATGACTACGGCAGGTATGattcatgttttaaattaatttctggATGCGTTTAAATCATAGCGACAACACTAGCGCTGTTGTTTCAATCAGATCTTTGAATATGTGCGGCTGCCTGGATCACAAAGTTTGATTCAAACTGAATCGATGCGTTGTTGACTCG
This genomic interval carries:
- the mmaa gene encoding methylmalonic aciduria type A protein, mitochondrial, translating into MGLTTVSPIFHHVAALFPIYSTMALRHSLCKRTVSYASLCTLQQTRSVSAETAISQHISDLTDREKRLLTKLYDGLIGGQRAALAESITLVETQHPRKKELSQVLLQRVLAFRPEQERRNGGKPVAFRVGLSGPPGAGKSSFIEVIGKMLTGRGHKVSVLAVDPSSCTTGGSLMGDKTRMTELSRDMNAYIRPSPTSGTLGGVTRTTNEAIVLCEGAGYDIVLVETVGVGQSEFAVADMVDMFVLLIPPAGGDELQGIKRGIIEMADLVVVTKSDGDLLVPARKIQAEYTSALKLLRKKSKVWKPKVVRISSQTGQGVPELWDTMLQFRDAMLSSGELRARRQTQQKVWLWNLIQENALRHFQQHPAVRAELPELERRVTCGDISPGLAADLLLKVFSTTP